The candidate division KSB1 bacterium region TCCGCGCTCAAAGGAATCTCGATTGACTACGGTGTCATGGAACGCGCGCCACGCGTCGCCGTGTGCCGGGGTACCTTCGGCTGGAGCGACGTGGGAAGCTGGGATGAAGTCTGGCGATTGATGCCGCATGACCCGCAGGATAACGCCCTGCGGGGCGAAGCAACCTGCGTAGATGCCCGCCAAAACCTCGTGCTTTCCCGCGACCGCATGATCGTGCTCGTTGGCGTCGAAAAAATGGTCGTGGTGGACAGCGGCGACGCGATCCTGATCTGCCCGCGCGAGGCGTCACAACAAGTCCGCGACGCCGTCGATGCGCTCGTCAAAGCCGGCAAAGATGATTACATCTGAGGCGTCCGATGAAGAAAGACAGACTCGTACAATTGCTGAGCGATGTGGTGCGTCAGCTCGGATACAAAGTCCGCACCGAAGACGGCAATTTCCGCGGTGGACAGTGTATCTTCGCCGAGGAGCGCCTGGTATTTCTGAATCGACGAATGTCCTTGGATGACCGCGCCGAACTGCTGGCGCGCGTGCTCGCCTCCGAGAACTGCGACGGACTCTATCTGCTGCCCGAAGTGCGGCGCTTCGTCGAGCAGCGCAAGGCCGCGGAGCTGCTCGAAACGGACGCGGCGGACGCGCCCGGGCCGGCGGAGTGACGCTCCGGTGATGAACGCTGCCGCGGCGCAAGTCGAGCAAATGTTGAGCGGGTCCCGCCTCGCGCTCTCGCGGCTCCTGACCCGCGTTGAAAATGGCGGCGAGGCGGCCGCCGATGTCTTGAAGCAAGTCGCCGCGCGAACCGGGCACGCCCTGCGCATCGGTTTCACCGGTCCGCCCGGAGCGGGTAAGAGTTCGCTCGTTACCGCCTATGTTCGTCACCTCCGGAAGTCCGGCGGAAAGATCGCGGTCCTCGCCGTCGATCCCACCAGCCCGTTTTCCGGCGGTGCACTGCTCGGCGATCGCATCCGCATGACCGCCATCGGCACCGATCCCGGTGTCTTCGTGCGGTCACTCGCCACGCGCGGGGACCTCGGCGGACTCTGTCAGGCTGCCGGAGATATGGCCGACGTGCTGGATGCCTGCCGCTATGATTTCATCCTGATCGAGACCGTCGGTGTCGGTCAGTCAGAACTTGAGATCGTGCAGTATGCGGACACCACCGTGGTCGTGCTGGTTCCCGAGTCCGGCGACTCGATCCAGGGGATGAAAGCCGGGTTGATGGAAATCGCCGATGTCTTCGTCATCAATAAGTCCGATCGGGAAGGCGCCGACCGCTTCGCTGCTGATCTGCGTTCCGCTATGCATCTGAAAGAGCCGAGCGCATGGTCGCCGCCGTTGGTTATGACCGTGGCGACGCGCGAACAGGGCATCGCCGAATTCCACGAACAAGTGCAGGCGCACCTTACATTCCTGCAGGACAGCGGGACCTTCGAGCAACGGCGGCAGGAGCGCGTGCGTCGGCGCGTTCAGCGACTCGTCGAAGAGCGGTTGCTTAACGGATTCTGGTCGTCGGCCCGCCTGCAAGAACTGGAAACGGCGATTCGCAATCGCAAATCGCCGCACGAAATCGTGACATACATGCTGGAGCACGCGCGCTAAACGTCGCCCTGTCGCTCCCAGGCTCGCGCCTTGCTTGGACGAAACGGCTCGTCAGAATAAAGCATGCCGCACGCCGCATGCTTCTCCACCCCGCGGCTTTCGCGCAACGTACAGTCGATTCCCTCATCGACCAGCCACCCCATGAACCGATGTATCGCGTCGTCAGCGGACGGAACGAGATCGCTTCCCGTCGGGTGCAACCGGATCAGATTCACCTTGGCCGGTATATTCCGCAATAGGTGACGCAGATTCGCAGCATCCTCGCGGCGATCATTGAAATCCGCGATCATGATGTACTCAAAGGTGATCGGATGCCGCGTGACGTGGGCCATGCGGCGCAGCGACTTCTGCAAGACGTCCAGCGGGTAGGCGCGATTCACGGGCATCAATTTGCTTCGGCGTTCGTCGGTCGTGCCGTGCAGCGAGATCGCCAGTTTGGCCGGCGGTAGATCGACGATCCAGCGCTCCACCGACGGCACGATCCCAACGGTTGAGACCGTGACTTTGGAAGGCGTGATCGCAAGACCGTCGCGGTCCGTAAGCACGGCGAGCGACTTCACGACCTCGTCGTAGTTGTGTAGCGGCTCGCCCATCCCCATGTAAACGACGTTGGTGATGCGCGTCCGTGAACGCCGCTCCACTTCTACCACCTGCCGCACAATCTCTGCGGCGGTCAGATTACGGAACAGACCCATCTTCGCCGTCGCGCAGAAATGACAGCCCATCGCACACCCAACCTGACTCGAAATGCAGACCGTTTCACCCGGACTGCCGGGCAGATAGACCGATTCAACCCGCAGCCCGTCGTCCAGCTCGAACAAATACTTGACGGTACCATCGTGTGCCTCGACGGCGGTCACAAGCTCGAATTCGCCCACTCGGGCGCACGATTCAAGACGCGAACGCAGCAGCGCCGGCAAGTCAGTCATCTCCGCGAACGAAGTCGCCCGTCGCACGTGCAACCAGTGCTGAAGCTGCCGCCCGCGATAGGCGGGCTCGCCGAGACCGGCAACGAAACTTTCGAGTTCTTCGCGAGTTAAACCCAACAACGCGGGTTTCGTAGGGGAGTTGGCCGGATTCATCTTTCCTGTTCTGTTCGGTACGGACGTTCAATCTATCACTATTTCGCCTTACTTGCAAACCCATTTCCGCAGGAGTTCCCATGGCGGCTGGCAATGATCTTGATGCTCTGAAATCGCTCAAAGATTCGCGCGACCTGATGATGCGAGAAGTCGGAAAGGTCATTGTGGGTCAGCAGGAGACCGTCAATGAACTGCTGATTTCGCTGCTGGCGCGCGGGCATTGCCTGCTCGTGGGTGTGCCGGGGCTGGCAAAGACACTCCTGATTTCCACCTTGTCCCGCGTCCTCGACCTGAAGTTCAGCCGCATCCAGTTCACCCCCGACCTCATGCCGTCCGACATCACGGGAACGGAGATTGCCGAAGAGGATCGCGCCAGCGGAAAGCGCACGTTCAAATTCATCAAAGGCCCGGTGTTCGCCAATATCGTGTTGGCCGATGAAATCAACCGCACGCCGCCCAAAACGCAGGCCGCGCTGTTGCAAGCGATGCAGGAGCACGAGGTCACCGCTGCCGGACAAACCTACAAGCTCGAAGAGCCGTTCTTCGTACTCGCGACGCAGAACCCGATTGAGCAGGAGGGAACCTATCCGCTGCCGGAAGCGCAGCTCGACCGCTTCATGTTCATGCTCTGGATGGACTATCCGTCGCTCGCCGAAGAGCAGACCATCGTCAAGACCACAACTTCCGCGGCCGTGCAAAGCGTCAACAAAGTGCTCGGATCGCAGCAGATTTCTGACCTGCAGGACCTTGTGCGGCGTGTCCCGGTGGCCGACAACGTCGTCGAATTCGCCGTCAAGCTCGTGCGCAAGACGCGACCCAATTCCGCCGACGCGCCGCAATTCATCAAGGACTATGTCAGCTGGGGCTGCGGCCCGCGCGCCTCGCAGTACTTGATTCTCGGCGCCAAGACCCGCGCCGCCCTCGACGGTCGCCCCACCCCCGATATCGCCGACGTGCGCTCTGTCGCGCTGCCGGTTCTGCGCCATCGCCTCGTGTTGAGCTTCAGCGCCGAAGCGGATGGCATCAAAGTCGAGCAGCTGGTGGAGCGGTTACTCCAAAATTGACAATGAAGGCTGTGGCTAATGAAGCGACTTTGCGGCTGTCGTCGGTTATGGACCATCAGTCTCGCACGAACGTTGCAGCGGAGCTAACCTGTCTATTTCGTAATGTCGCCCTTGGTGCGTCAAGGGTCAAAATAGACGCGCGCGATGCTTCAGCAACGGACGCTTCATTTCTCGCGATGATGTGCGCCCTTAGACCGAAGCTCAACGTTCTCGGCGCCACGATTACGCACATTGAGCCGTCCGAAGTCGATCCGCGACCGGGATGGGATATCGAAGCCACCAACGCCGTGGACTTCTTATACTCAGCAGGTCATGATAGTTCAAAGCTGTGGGGTGTTTTCGCACAACCCGACGACTACCTCATCCGCAAAATCGTTGAATTGTATGTGCCATTGTTCGCTGGCGTGTCCGATCTGGTCTACCGCTTTGAATCGACTATTTGGGAACTGATGAACAACGTATTCGCTCATAGTCAGTCGAGCTGCGGCGGCGCAATCGGTGTTCAGTATCGAAACGCTGAACAGGAACTACAATTCTCAATCTGCGACTATGGGATTACTATCCCGGCGCACCTTTCCCGGCTCGCTCAATTTTCGAGCATGACAGATGACGAGTTGCTGCTTGAGAGTTTCAAGATCGGAGTTAGCGCTGGTGATCCCAAGCGGCATTCTGGTCAGGGTCTGCCATTTCTCAAGGAGATGACATCCGAGTTAGGCGGTCGGGTTTACGTATTCTCGCGTAACGGAGTCTATTGCTCTGACATCGAAGAGACTCGAGCATATATGAACGCGGTCGCGTTCCCCGGGACACTGGTCGCGCTCAATTGGCCGTCAAAATGAATCTCCTCGTTAATTCGATCATTGGCGGAACGACTGCGCTCTCGGCCGAGCTCGCTCAGTCGGTGAGGTCAGCATATGGCGATTCGTGGCGAAGGGAACGAGTCGTGCTCGATTTTGCCGGAGTAACTGCAATCAGTCCGTCTTTCTTATCCCACGCCCTCGCTCCGATCCTTGAAGAGACCGCGGGATTGAACGTCGAGCATTATGTAGAGATCGTGAATTTGCCGTCTGATTTCTCATCAGTCTGGAGACTTGTCTGCCAAGCGGCACTGGTCAAATACGGTCGAAAGCCTTAGTAACCTTGTCCACTCCCCACGATTACCTCCGGCCCGAAGTCGTCTCCCGGCTCAAGAACATGCAGCTCCGCGCGCGCATGGTCGTCGAGGGCTTCATCGCGGGCCTGCATAAGTCCCCCTATCACGGCTTCTCCGTCGAGTTCGCCGAACACCGCGCCTACATGCCCGGTGATCCGCTGCGCAATCTCGACTGGAAAGTCTATGCCAAGACTGACCGCTTCTATGTCAAGCAGTACGAAGAGGAAACCAACCTCAAGGCGTACTTGCTGCTCGACATGTCGAACTCGATGAGCTTCGAGACCACGGGCATCACCAAGTTCCAGTACGCGTCGTATCTCGCCGCCTCACTCGCGTTCCTGATGATTCAGCAGCGCGATGCCTGCGGCCTCTGCCTGTACGACGAGCAGATTCGCCACTATCTCCCCCCGCGTTCCGTACATTCCTATTTGAACGTGATGCTGGGTCAGTTGGAGAAGGCGCAGCCGTCCGCGCAAACCGATATCGCCAAGAACCTGCACTCGGTCGCCGAGCGTATCACGCGCCGCGGGCTCATTATCGTGCTGTCCGATCTACTCGATGATCCCGCGCGTGTCCTTTCCGGTCTGCGTCATTTCCGCCATGACGGCCATGAAGTGCTGGTCTTTCATATTCTTGACCCGCGCGAACTTGATTTTGCCTACAGCGGCGATGTCCGCTTCCGCGATCTCGAAACGTCTGAACAGATGCCGACCCAGCCCTGGCATCTCCGCAAAGAGTACCAACAACTGATCGCCGACTTCGTCGAGCGCCTGCGGCGCGGTTGCCGCGAAGACAGCATCGACTACCATGTGCTCAATACCAAGACCGACTTCGGCGAAGCGCTGGTCAAGTATTTGACCAAACGCAAGACCCTGCGCTGAACCCCGGCCTGGCCCAAAGCCCCGATACTCCCTGCCTACCGGCGGGGTATTTTTTTGCTCCATTTCCAGCGATAACTTAAATCGGATTAACTCTATCCGTAATTGTAAGCGATTGTTTAACATCATTATATGCCTTGCCGCCGAACCACCCTTCATGCAGGATAGCTTGCTACTCCGTGTGGGCACGTTCCTTGCTCAACTATATGACAGGACGCCATAATCCAATCACAACTGAATCAAGATAAGTATGGAAACTCCCATGTCCACCACTCCGCTCACCCGTCCGTTCATCCGCCGCAATTCCGGAGATGACGGCGAATTCAACAACGAACGAATCCGCCAGCTGCGTCAGGAACTCAACATGACTCAAGAGAGTTTCGCACACGAAATCGGCGTCACGTTCGCAACCGTTAACCGCTGGGAAAACGGCCGCACTATCCCCAACAAGGTCGCGCAGAAGGTCCTGCGCCTGCTGGAGAAAAAGATGCGCAAAATGAAAAAGACCTGATCGCGGAATTCTGCCGCGAACGAAATACAAAAGGCCGGAACCTCGTGGTTCCGGCCTACCCTATCTGATTATCTTGCCCAGGTCTGATGCGGCGGGTACACGCCCGAGTACCCGGATCGCGCTTGTGCCCGTTTAGTCCGCGCGCTTGATATCGAGTGCCTTACAGAGCTTCTCAAGCTCTGTCTCCGCGCCGTCCTCCAGATCCTTGTGATCCGCGTATTCACGAAGTTGCTTAGCCAACAACTCGATACCGGTCGTGATGAAGCTCATGGCCTTCGGATCCGCTCCGCGCTCAGCCAGAATTTGTGCCGACTTGCCTAACATCGTCATCGCCAAGCTGTACGTCAGAAAAATCCGGCTGTTTTCCATAGTCTCTTCAAACTTGGGCATGCTCATCTCCTTCACAGGTCATGGGTTCGCTTAGGGCTTTTCAACCAATTGATTCCGGTGGACTTGAACCACCCTCGGGCTTTTGCGCGACCGTACTAAATATAGTGCTCACAGCCCCTCTCCGCAAGCACAAAATCGCCTGATTCAACCATAATTGACTGCCCACCATGAAGCGCAGCGAACCTGAATTCGATCAATGGACGGACCAAAATCACGTCCCCTTCCGACCCGCTGATGCACGCGAAATTCATGAGAATTCAAGCTCTCAGAGTCATCGAAAATCCGCGAACTTGTTATGGCAAGGAATCTTGCGCGCCTTTCGATTTCTGCCCGTGACTGGGTCAGCTAAGAAAACCTGATCTCGCACCACGCCTCTTCCTGCCTCGCGACGCGCGCTTGCTCCTTTGCGCGTGATCCGCTATCTTGGGATCATTCTACTGACCCCACCGACCGCCTAAGTTGCCCGCTCCCGCGCCAGTCCGCTTCGAAGCCTACCTGAATTCGCTCGTTAACTACGAGCACACGTTCCCCGTGGGCGGGAATCGCGGAACGCCGAAGCTCGATCCGACGTTCTCCGCCTGTCAGCGCCTCCAACTCCCCCTCGATCTCCCCAACGCCGTTCACATTGCCGGAACCAAGGGCAAAGGCAGTGTCGTTCTACTGCTCGAACAACTGCTCTCGCCCGAGCTGACGACGCTGTCCTGCTCCAGCCCGCATCTGGTCAGCGTGAAAGAACGCGTGCGGCTGAACGGCAATTCGCTCGCCGATGACGTCTGGAATGAAGGAATCGCGGAAATCCGCGAGCAACTGCAGCGGGAACCGGCCGTGACGCTGACTTACTTCGAAATGGTATGGGTATTCTACTTGTGGGTCGCCAGAAAGTTTCATCCGCAGGTACACATTGTTGAAACCGGACTGGGCGGATCGTGGGATGCAACCAACGTGCTCGCGAAATCGCTCGCCGTACTGACACTCGTGGATTACGATCATACCGATATTCTGGGCCACACCCTGACCGAAATCGCAGCGGACAAAAGCGGCATTATCAAACCCGATTCAACGGTAGTCATCGGACGACAGCCGGCCGAAGCGGCCGCGGTCTATGACCGAGCCTGTCGCGATCGCCACGCGCGCGCCTGCTGGCAAGGTCGCCAATTCACGGCGCTGCCGCGCATCGGATGTCACTTCGATTACGCGGACGAATTCGGTGAAATCCCAAACATTAACCTGACTTCGGCGGCGCCGCACTTGCGCGATAACGCCGTACTGGCGATTCGCGTTGCCCGTGAACTCCGTCCGAATCTCCCGCCTGACGAGATCCGCGGCCGCTTGCGCAATGCCGTGTTGCCCGGCCGACAGCAGCTGCTGCCG contains the following coding sequences:
- the meaB gene encoding methylmalonyl Co-A mutase-associated GTPase MeaB — protein: MMNAAAAQVEQMLSGSRLALSRLLTRVENGGEAAADVLKQVAARTGHALRIGFTGPPGAGKSSLVTAYVRHLRKSGGKIAVLAVDPTSPFSGGALLGDRIRMTAIGTDPGVFVRSLATRGDLGGLCQAAGDMADVLDACRYDFILIETVGVGQSELEIVQYADTTVVVLVPESGDSIQGMKAGLMEIADVFVINKSDREGADRFAADLRSAMHLKEPSAWSPPLVMTVATREQGIAEFHEQVQAHLTFLQDSGTFEQRRQERVRRRVQRLVEERLLNGFWSSARLQELETAIRNRKSPHEIVTYMLEHAR
- the rlmN gene encoding 23S rRNA (adenine(2503)-C(2))-methyltransferase RlmN — encoded protein: MLGLTREELESFVAGLGEPAYRGRQLQHWLHVRRATSFAEMTDLPALLRSRLESCARVGEFELVTAVEAHDGTVKYLFELDDGLRVESVYLPGSPGETVCISSQVGCAMGCHFCATAKMGLFRNLTAAEIVRQVVEVERRSRTRITNVVYMGMGEPLHNYDEVVKSLAVLTDRDGLAITPSKVTVSTVGIVPSVERWIVDLPPAKLAISLHGTTDERRSKLMPVNRAYPLDVLQKSLRRMAHVTRHPITFEYIMIADFNDRREDAANLRHLLRNIPAKVNLIRLHPTGSDLVPSADDAIHRFMGWLVDEGIDCTLRESRGVEKHAACGMLYSDEPFRPSKARAWERQGDV
- a CDS encoding AAA family ATPase is translated as MAAGNDLDALKSLKDSRDLMMREVGKVIVGQQETVNELLISLLARGHCLLVGVPGLAKTLLISTLSRVLDLKFSRIQFTPDLMPSDITGTEIAEEDRASGKRTFKFIKGPVFANIVLADEINRTPPKTQAALLQAMQEHEVTAAGQTYKLEEPFFVLATQNPIEQEGTYPLPEAQLDRFMFMLWMDYPSLAEEQTIVKTTTSAAVQSVNKVLGSQQISDLQDLVRRVPVADNVVEFAVKLVRKTRPNSADAPQFIKDYVSWGCGPRASQYLILGAKTRAALDGRPTPDIADVRSVALPVLRHRLVLSFSAEADGIKVEQLVERLLQN
- a CDS encoding DUF58 domain-containing protein; amino-acid sequence: MQLRARMVVEGFIAGLHKSPYHGFSVEFAEHRAYMPGDPLRNLDWKVYAKTDRFYVKQYEEETNLKAYLLLDMSNSMSFETTGITKFQYASYLAASLAFLMIQQRDACGLCLYDEQIRHYLPPRSVHSYLNVMLGQLEKAQPSAQTDIAKNLHSVAERITRRGLIIVLSDLLDDPARVLSGLRHFRHDGHEVLVFHILDPRELDFAYSGDVRFRDLETSEQMPTQPWHLRKEYQQLIADFVERLRRGCREDSIDYHVLNTKTDFGEALVKYLTKRKTLR
- a CDS encoding helix-turn-helix transcriptional regulator, which translates into the protein MSTTPLTRPFIRRNSGDDGEFNNERIRQLRQELNMTQESFAHEIGVTFATVNRWENGRTIPNKVAQKVLRLLEKKMRKMKKT